The window ACTTTTAAGCTCTCGCAGAAATGTCCAGCCGTTTTGCCCTTCTAGCAAGATGTCTAGCACGATCGCGGCTGGCTGAACCTGCTGTAGGGCTTGTCTGGCTTGAGCCAAGGTGCGGGTGGCGATCAGCTGATATCTAGACGCTTGCAGGTGCTTCTCGTAGATAAATAGCGTCTCAATATGATCTTCGATCGCCAGAACGGGTAAACGGGCTGGGTTCAGGGAAGTGATTGGTCGTAATGAGTCTGGTAGCTCTGTCACTTTAGGGTAGACGATCGGAATGCAGACTGAGAAGGTAGACCCTTGACCCAGTTCACTGTGAACGGAAACGTTGCCCCCCATGAGCTCGGCTAGCTTAGAGGATATTGGCAGTCCTAGCCCTGTTCCTTTTACCTGCCTTTGCAGCGCAGACTCAATTTGCACAAAATCCTCAAAGATGCGCTCCTGGTCGTCCGGTGAAATGCCGATGCCGGTATCAGACACCGAGAGCTGAATCATCTGACCGACTTGCTCAGCTGCGACTCGCACCTCTCCCTGCTCCGTAAATTTAAGCGCGTTTGAGATAAAGTTTCTGAGGATTTGAGCAATCTTTCCCTCGTCGCTATAGAGCGAGGGCAGCCCGTCGGGTTCATCAAACACGAGCGACACAGATGAACCCTGAACCAGCAGCGGACGCAGCATGCCCCGCAGGGTGGCAAACAGGTCACTCACTTCAAAGATACTGGGATTCACCTCAGTTTTGCCGGCTTCTACCTTGGCCAAGTCCAGGAGATCGTTGACCAGCTCTGACAACCCATCGGCCGCTTTTTGAATGAACGTTACCTGCTTTTCTTGCTCTAGGGACAGCTCCCCATCCATCCGAGTTAGCAGCATGCGAGAGAGGGACAAAATCGAGTTGAGCGGCGTGCGAAACTCGTGGCTCATGTTAGAAAGAAAGCGAGTTTTGAGCTCGTTTGCCTGTTGCAGAGAGCTGGCTTTCTCGTCTAATTCGGCGTATAGGGCAATTACGCCTCGATTGGTGTCTTCTAACTCGCGGTTGAGGTAGGTTAGCTCTTCTTCTCGCTTGCGGAGCTCGGCCATCGCCCGCAGCAATTCCTGGTTTTGCCGCTGAATTTCGTCGTAGGGGTTTTGGGGCGATCGCCCCACGACGGCCTCCCGAATCTGCTGCAATTCTAAATCTGTGAAAATGGGCGATCGCTTGGGCAGGGCTTTGCTGATTTTCACGGTGGTTCCCTGCTCGGTCGATTCGATCTCGAAGGACTCCATCAGCCGGCGCGT is drawn from Leptolyngbya subtilissima AS-A7 and contains these coding sequences:
- a CDS encoding ATP-binding protein gives rise to the protein MTTLFTLEIHYEQDVVQARQRTRELAEQLGFDGQDQARLATAVSEIARNAFQYAQGGTVTFDLEESPQTFLIQVQDQGGGIPHLSEVLAGRYQSSTGMGLGIVGTRRLMESFEIESTEQGTTVKISKALPKRSPIFTDLELQQIREAVVGRSPQNPYDEIQRQNQELLRAMAELRKREEELTYLNRELEDTNRGVIALYAELDEKASSLQQANELKTRFLSNMSHEFRTPLNSILSLSRMLLTRMDGELSLEQEKQVTFIQKAADGLSELVNDLLDLAKVEAGKTEVNPSIFEVSDLFATLRGMLRPLLVQGSSVSLVFDEPDGLPSLYSDEGKIAQILRNFISNALKFTEQGEVRVAAEQVGQMIQLSVSDTGIGISPDDQERIFEDFVQIESALQRQVKGTGLGLPISSKLAELMGGNVSVHSELGQGSTFSVCIPIVYPKVTELPDSLRPITSLNPARLPVLAIEDHIETLFIYEKHLQASRYQLIATRTLAQARQALQQVQPAAIVLDILLEGQNGWTFLRELKSDEATRNIPVLVITVVDNEKQATALGADGFLIKPVDQLPLLTKLNRLVGQGKAQKLLLIDDDPAYRYVVKQLLTNLPLQFLEAANGREGLSVAESEQPSAILLDLEMPELSGFEALEQLRHNPATQSIPVVIHSSTQLDLETRSRLAQQGVAILSKEKTSQAEAASHLREALAKAGLVLDA